Proteins encoded within one genomic window of Macrotis lagotis isolate mMagLag1 chromosome 3, bilby.v1.9.chrom.fasta, whole genome shotgun sequence:
- the LOC141519181 gene encoding uncharacterized protein LOC141519181, with protein MAWRPLVNITATRDFSMPWWSPPCESQVTLELPFPWRQCQMAGGYPLQGEGGKGLVFAGLDWTLNGSTTLIEDPFKDWLLCGTGGGGCCTLLNPLAFVAEGGMVEFGEVNYTENASAHIIPRSNVSVPATPVCVWPPFLFILTNTTNGTLLCAQETCVLSQCWNGTRHSRAIIAHIPTSVPIPALNNPVPWSYRRPRDFGISLAIAIAAAASTAAIATAVVAMQGQAQTAAVLVNVSRQSAAALDTQMALNAQLRGGILILNQRVDLLQDQMDNMWGALSVGCRYNFPGLCMTSHPYQNHSFAAELSRNLSSLLTDEWNNDFDQLIWELRLAVNSLNNTQIDFDIQQGLSNWFAGVGRWFASWGGLGASCAVTLLIICFLVWCLYRLRHQQYGYRLLTQKAIMALETGADPQVWLASMDDM; from the coding sequence ATGGCCTGGCGACCTTTAGTGAATATAACAGCCACTAGAGACTTCTCAATGCCGTGGTGGTCTCCACCTTGTGAGTCCCAGGTTACGCTAGAACTGCCATTTCCTTGGCGGCAATGCCAAATGGCTGGGGGGTATCCCTTacaaggagaagggggaaaaggacttGTATTTGCAGGATTGGACTGGACCCTTAATGGCAGTACGACCCTTATTGAAGACCCCTTCAAAGACTGGCTGCTTTgtgggacgggggggggggggtgttgtacCCTTCTGAATCCACTTGCATTTGTGGCAGAGGGGGGAATGGTTGAATTTGGTGAGGTCAATTACACTGAGAATGCTTCTGCTCACATCATTCCCAGGAGCAATGTATCGGTTCCAGCTACCCCAGTGTGTGTATGGCCCCCTTTCTTGTTCATCTTGACCAATACTACTAATGGGACCCTCTTGTGTGCTCAAGAGACTTGTGTGCTTAGCCAATGCTGGAACGGAACAAGGCATAGCAGGGCTATTATTGCCCATATCCCCACTTCTGTTCCTATCCCAGCTCTGAACAACCCCGTTCCTTGGAGTTATCGACGGCCCAGGGACTTTGGGATTTCTCTTGCTATTGCCATTGCAGCTGCTGCCAGCACTGCTGCGATTGCAACAGCGGTGGTAGCTATGCAAGGGCAGGCCCAGACAGCAGCCGTTTTGGTTAATGTGTCCCGTCAGTCCGCGGCTGCCCTTGACACACAGATGGCTCTAAACGCTCAGTTGAGAGGAGGGATTCTGATCCTTAATCAAAGGGTTGATTTATTACAGGATCAGATGGATAATATGTGGGGAGCACTCTCTGTGGGGTGCAGGTACAACTTTCCCGGGCTTTGCATGACATCCCATCCTTATCAGAATCACTCGTTTGCCGCTGAATTGTCACGCAACCTGTCTTCCCTCCTGACTGATGAGTGGAATAATGACTTTGATCAGCTGATTTGGGAGCTGCGGCTCGCTGTTAACAGTCTCAATAATACGCAGATTGATTTTGACATTCAACAGGGATTAAGTAATTGGTTTGCGGGAGTCGGTAGGTGGTTCGCTTCATGGGGGGGCCTTGGGGCCTCCTGTGCCGTGACACTTCTGATAATATGCTTCCTTGTATGGTGCCTCTACCGACTTCGCCACCAACAATATGGATATAGGCTCTTGACCCAGAAGGCCATCATGGCCCTAGAGACTGGAGCCGACCCGCAGGTTTGGCTTGCCTCCATGGATGACATGTGA